The Coleofasciculus chthonoplastes PCC 7420 genome includes a window with the following:
- a CDS encoding CHAT domain-containing protein: MRQILSGVLAISIGLVPVTVPLMVQQSWAQTQDLQAEWEALLDQADQHTERWQYEQAIETLQQALDLARKLKNKQQEALVLHDIGFNYYRLAQYQQSLDYYNQALSIRQEVADKSGEATTLNNIGEIYIIIGSTQKALEYLNQALPLSQEVEDHSEEANILANIGRVYFIIGQTQKALDYYNQALPLSQEAEDGSEEANILNNIGRIYNFIGQSQKALEYLNQALPISKEAEDGSEEANILNNMGKIYKDIRQPEKALEYYNQALLISRELGYRSGEATTLNNIAEIYYSIGQPKKALVYSNKALTIHQEVNNRYGEAAALNSIGQIYTKIGQSEKALKYLSQTLTIHQEVGYRSGEAVALNSIGQVYTKIGQSEKALKYLNQALTIHQEVGYRSGEAAALNNIGQVYINIGQSEKALKYLNQALTIHQEVDNPYGESAALNNIGLTYRNIGQQKKALKYLNQALPIIREVHNRPMEATVLNNIGLVYGDLWQPKKALIYYNRALPIIQEVNNRSMEANILNNIGAVYNNIRQRQEALNYYNQALQISREVSYRSLEATTLNNIGVVYHDIGQHPQALEYYNQALPIIREVNNRSLEATTLNNIGLAHLNIGEPQQAIVNFKQAVTITLELRGGLQRENRKSFLQSNRGSAIALTNLLIEQNQPEQAFEWLNRYSTAELADYTRLIDAQVSNSQAQQALERWNQKNQQLEVLHQQLQNQFSEELSRHFRQLEAEVNQEAEEISRQYPEVAELLEITPDDIDKLQASIPDGTVVIQPMLLNNRRYFSNSIAIFILTKDQPITVKKLPVDPDELDKLITDYREILQNRFAIGFRDKGTELYDLLIRPIEDQIQALSPNQLAIIATGKLRYIPFETLYNRDTGKFLIEDYPINYFTRLSVNSLQLRDTGNSPSLQRGALGLGNPIPEEPYNLPGAEAEIKILPNLLPGSEIYLGNDATVERFKYHASRFPVIHLATHGCFEAEGCCLGEKEDCDGVRRIDMEPNTLLFADEPFNIANAARLGMKDTELLVLSACQTALQEESDGREIAGIAYLFERAGAKAVMASLWNAEDDTTSEIMTQFYQNLNQGMSKGEALRQAKLEQVDRHPFYWSPFILIGNAQ; this comes from the coding sequence ATGCGGCAAATTTTATCGGGTGTTTTAGCCATCAGTATAGGCTTGGTTCCTGTAACTGTGCCATTGATGGTTCAACAGAGTTGGGCGCAAACACAGGATTTACAGGCAGAATGGGAGGCGCTTTTAGACCAAGCTGATCAGCATACAGAACGATGGCAATATGAACAGGCAATAGAAACCCTCCAGCAAGCCTTAGACTTAGCACGAAAACTGAAAAATAAACAGCAAGAAGCCTTAGTATTGCATGACATTGGTTTTAATTATTATCGACTTGCTCAGTACCAGCAATCCTTAGATTATTACAATCAAGCCTTGTCCATTCGCCAGGAAGTTGCTGACAAATCTGGGGAAGCTACTACTCTCAACAATATCGGTGAGATCTACATTATCATCGGATCAACCCAAAAGGCGTTAGAATACCTTAATCAAGCTCTGCCCCTTAGCCAAGAAGTGGAAGACCACTCTGAGGAAGCTAATATTCTTGCTAACATTGGCAGAGTCTATTTTATCATTGGGCAAACTCAAAAGGCTTTAGACTACTACAACCAAGCCCTGCCCCTTAGTCAAGAAGCAGAAGACGGCTCTGAGGAAGCTAACATTCTCAATAATATCGGTAGAATCTACAATTTCATCGGGCAAAGCCAAAAGGCGTTAGAATACCTCAACCAAGCCCTGCCCATTAGCAAAGAAGCAGAAGACGGCTCTGAGGAAGCTAATATTCTCAATAATATGGGCAAGATTTACAAAGACATCAGACAACCAGAAAAGGCATTAGAATACTACAATCAAGCCTTACTCATTAGCCGGGAATTAGGTTATCGCTCTGGGGAAGCAACTACTCTCAATAATATTGCTGAAATTTACTATAGTATTGGGCAACCGAAAAAAGCTTTAGTATACTCCAATAAAGCTTTAACTATTCATCAGGAAGTAAATAACCGTTACGGGGAAGCCGCCGCTCTCAATAGTATTGGTCAGATCTACACCAAAATCGGGCAATCAGAAAAAGCTTTAAAATATTTAAGCCAAACTTTAACTATTCATCAAGAAGTGGGTTATCGCTCTGGGGAAGCCGTCGCTCTCAATAGTATTGGTCAAGTCTACACCAAAATCGGGCAATCAGAAAAAGCTTTAAAATATTTAAATCAAGCTTTAACTATTCATCAGGAAGTGGGTTATCGCTCTGGAGAAGCCGCCGCTCTCAATAATATCGGTCAGGTCTACATCAACATCGGGCAATCAGAAAAAGCTTTAAAATATTTAAATCAAGCTTTAACTATTCATCAGGAAGTAGATAACCCTTATGGGGAATCCGCCGCTCTCAATAATATTGGTTTAACTTACCGTAATATCGGACAACAAAAAAAAGCTTTAAAATATTTAAATCAAGCTTTACCCATCATTCGGGAAGTGCATAACCGCCCCATGGAAGCTACCGTTCTCAATAATATTGGTCTTGTATACGGTGACCTTTGGCAACCAAAAAAGGCATTAATATACTACAACCGAGCTTTACCCATCATTCAGGAAGTGAATAACCGATCCATGGAAGCCAATATTCTCAATAATATCGGTGCAGTCTACAATAATATCAGACAACGCCAAGAGGCATTAAATTACTATAACCAAGCCTTACAAATTAGCCGGGAAGTAAGCTATCGCTCCTTGGAAGCTACAACTCTTAATAATATCGGTGTAGTCTACCATGACATTGGACAACACCCACAGGCATTAGAATACTACAACCAAGCCTTACCTATTATTCGGGAAGTGAACAACCGCTCCTTGGAAGCCACAACTCTCAATAATATCGGTTTGGCTCACCTTAATATAGGGGAACCACAGCAAGCGATTGTGAATTTCAAACAAGCTGTTACCATTACCTTAGAATTACGTGGAGGTTTACAACGAGAAAATCGAAAGTCATTTTTACAAAGTAACCGAGGTTCTGCAATTGCTCTCACTAACCTCTTGATTGAGCAAAATCAACCTGAACAAGCTTTTGAATGGCTCAATCGTTACAGCACCGCCGAACTTGCTGATTACACGCGCCTAATTGATGCTCAAGTGAGTAATAGCCAAGCCCAACAAGCCCTTGAGCGGTGGAATCAAAAAAATCAACAATTAGAAGTCCTCCATCAGCAATTACAAAACCAATTTTCTGAGGAACTTTCCCGCCACTTTCGTCAATTGGAAGCAGAGGTAAACCAAGAAGCTGAAGAAATCTCGCGTCAGTATCCGGAAGTTGCCGAACTCCTAGAAATCACTCCTGATGATATTGATAAACTTCAAGCTAGTATCCCTGATGGTACAGTAGTTATTCAGCCGATGCTGCTGAATAATAGAAGATATTTTTCCAATAGCATCGCTATTTTTATCCTAACCAAAGACCAACCTATCACGGTTAAAAAACTTCCCGTAGATCCGGATGAACTAGATAAATTAATCACTGACTACCGAGAGATATTGCAAAACCGTTTTGCAATCGGCTTCCGCGACAAAGGTACTGAACTATACGACTTATTAATTCGTCCTATTGAAGACCAAATCCAGGCATTATCGCCTAACCAACTTGCCATCATCGCCACAGGTAAACTGCGTTATATTCCCTTTGAAACTCTTTACAACCGAGACACAGGCAAATTCTTAATTGAAGACTATCCGATCAATTATTTCACTCGCTTAAGTGTCAATTCCCTGCAATTAAGAGACACCGGAAATTCTCCATCTTTACAGCGTGGGGCGTTAGGATTAGGGAATCCCATCCCGGAAGAACCCTATAATTTACCCGGTGCGGAAGCCGAAATCAAAATTCTGCCCAACCTCCTACCTGGAAGTGAAATCTATCTGGGTAATGACGCCACTGTCGAAAGATTCAAATACCACGCCTCTCGCTTTCCAGTTATTCACCTTGCCACTCACGGCTGTTTTGAAGCTGAGGGTTGTTGTCTAGGAGAAAAAGAAGACTGTGATGGTGTGCGTCGTATCGATATGGAACCCAACACTCTCCTATTTGCCGATGAACCCTTCAACATCGCCAATGCTGCACGATTAGGCATGAAAGATACAGAACTTCTTGTCCTCAGCGCTTGTCAAACTGCTTTGCAAGAAGAATCAGACGGGCGAGAAATTGCAGGTATTGCCTACTTATTTGAACGGGCAGGTGCTAAAGCAGTGATGGCAAGTTTGTGGAATGCTGAGGATGACACAACATCGGAAATTATGACCCAGTTTTATCAAAATCTCAACCAAGGGATGAGTAAAGGCGAAGCCCTGCGTCAGGCAAAACTTGAACAGGTTGATCGTCATCCCTTCTATTGGTCTCCATTTATTTTAATTGGTAATGCCCAATAA
- a CDS encoding XisI protein, producing MAELTDKVIKYQQIVQQLLMDYAEVKPAYGEFEVETIFDTQRNHYQIVHLGWHHRRWVHHCLMHLDIRNEKIWIFYNSTEHDIAAELVDLGVPKQDIVLGFHPPFMREMTDYAVG from the coding sequence ATGGCAGAACTAACGGATAAAGTAATCAAATATCAGCAAATTGTGCAGCAATTGTTGATGGATTATGCAGAAGTTAAGCCAGCTTATGGTGAGTTTGAGGTAGAGACGATTTTTGATACGCAGCGCAATCACTATCAAATTGTGCATCTAGGTTGGCACCATAGGCGCTGGGTGCATCATTGTTTAATGCATCTGGATATTCGGAATGAGAAAATCTGGATTTTTTACAATTCAACGGAGCATGATATTGCGGCAGAATTAGTCGATTTGGGTGTGCCAAAACAAGATATTGTCCTAGGGTTTCATCCTCCTTTCATGCGTGAAATGACTGATTATGCAGTGGGCTAA
- a CDS encoding element excision factor XisH family protein, protein MAKDRFHQVVKTALIKDGWNVTHDPLRIKVGGVEMEIDLGTERLLAAERGDEKIAVEVKSFLASASAISEFHTALGQFINYRAALRREEPERILYLAVPDLTYNSFFKIDFPASMLQENAVKLMVYNVDVEEVVQWQN, encoded by the coding sequence GTGGCTAAGGATCGTTTTCATCAAGTTGTTAAAACAGCTCTTATTAAGGATGGATGGAATGTGACTCATGATCCGCTTAGAATTAAAGTCGGTGGAGTAGAGATGGAAATTGATTTGGGGACAGAAAGATTACTGGCTGCGGAGCGAGGCGATGAAAAAATTGCGGTTGAAGTCAAAAGTTTTTTAGCTAGTGCATCGGCAATTTCAGAGTTTCATACAGCGCTGGGTCAGTTTATTAACTATCGGGCGGCATTGCGTCGTGAAGAACCTGAGCGCATTCTCTATCTAGCTGTGCCAGATCTAACCTATAACAGCTTCTTTAAAATTGATTTTCCCGCATCAATGCTGCAAGAAAATGCGGTAAAATTGATGGTTTACAATGTTGACGTGGAGGAAGTTGTACAATGGCAGAACTAA
- a CDS encoding PIN domain-containing protein yields the protein MNVYVETNFVLELAFQQEEFESCEQILQRCEAKRIQLVIPAYSLAEPHEKLIRQENSRKKLEQDLVKELNQLKRTKSYHSRISNIEDIPMLLMQINEEEKQRFVQYRERLLKSAYIISLTAAILSDAANYEVYYGLEPQDAIVYASVISHLRQYQPQVSCFLNRNTRDFDDPDISNEVNQFNCRMIWKFDQGYNFIQSQLSS from the coding sequence GTGAATGTCTATGTAGAAACTAACTTTGTCCTGGAATTAGCCTTCCAGCAAGAAGAGTTTGAAAGCTGTGAACAAATTTTGCAACGTTGTGAAGCCAAACGGATACAACTGGTCATACCTGCCTATAGTTTGGCTGAACCCCATGAAAAATTAATTCGTCAAGAAAACAGCCGTAAGAAGCTTGAACAAGATCTTGTCAAGGAGTTAAATCAACTTAAACGTACAAAATCATATCATAGTCGTATTAGCAACATTGAAGACATTCCTATGTTGCTGATGCAGATTAATGAAGAGGAGAAACAGCGTTTTGTACAGTATCGAGAACGACTCTTGAAAAGTGCATACATTATTTCACTGACTGCCGCTATTCTCAGCGATGCAGCAAACTATGAAGTTTATTACGGCTTGGAACCGCAAGATGCTATCGTTTATGCATCAGTTATTAGCCATCTGCGGCAGTATCAACCCCAAGTCTCATGTTTCCTCAACCGGAACACAAGAGATTTTGATGATCCTGATATTAGTAATGAAGTGAATCAATTCAATTGCCGGATGATCTGGAAATTCGATCAGGGTTATAATTTTATTCAATCACAACTGTCCTCATAA
- the ureG gene encoding urease accessory protein UreG produces the protein MNTFRVGIAGPVGSGKTALLDALCKAMRASYQIAVVTNDIYTQEDAQFLVNSQALERDRIRGVETGGCPHTAIREDASLNLAAIEELEQKFTPLDLVFLESGGDNLAATFSPELVDLTLYVIDVAAGDKIPRKGGPGITKSDLLVINKIDLAPMVGADLGVMERDAKKMRGDKPFVFTNLKTQDGLATVIDFIKLQMGVS, from the coding sequence ATGAATACATTTCGCGTTGGTATTGCAGGGCCCGTGGGTTCCGGAAAAACCGCTTTATTGGATGCTTTGTGTAAGGCAATGCGGGCATCCTATCAAATCGCTGTCGTCACCAATGACATTTACACCCAGGAAGATGCCCAGTTTCTGGTAAACTCTCAAGCATTAGAGCGCGATCGCATCCGGGGTGTGGAAACGGGAGGTTGTCCCCATACGGCGATTCGGGAGGATGCATCCCTGAATTTAGCCGCAATTGAAGAGTTAGAACAGAAGTTCACCCCCTTAGATTTAGTCTTCTTAGAAAGTGGAGGGGATAACCTAGCCGCCACTTTTAGCCCAGAACTCGTTGATTTGACCCTTTACGTGATAGATGTCGCCGCCGGTGACAAGATTCCCCGCAAAGGCGGACCCGGAATCACCAAATCGGATTTATTGGTGATTAATAAAATAGACCTAGCGCCAATGGTTGGGGCTGATTTGGGTGTTATGGAACGAGACGCCAAAAAGATGCGAGGTGATAAGCCATTTGTATTTACGAATTTAAAGACTCAGGACGGATTAGCAACCGTGATTGATTTTATCAAGCTCCAGATGGGGGTGTCTTGA
- a CDS encoding chlorophyll a/b-binding protein, with the protein MTNPSNTPAPETITSPEERNAWKFGFSPQAEIWNGRLAMLGFIIALFVEYFSGQGVLHTLGIM; encoded by the coding sequence ATGACAAACCCATCAAATACACCAGCACCCGAAACCATTACCAGTCCCGAAGAACGCAATGCTTGGAAATTTGGCTTTAGCCCCCAAGCCGAAATTTGGAATGGTCGTCTAGCCATGCTAGGCTTCATTATTGCCCTATTCGTTGAATACTTTTCGGGTCAAGGAGTTCTGCACACATTAGGAATCATGTAA